One Mercurialis annua linkage group LG3, ddMerAnnu1.2, whole genome shotgun sequence DNA window includes the following coding sequences:
- the LOC126674214 gene encoding ferric reduction oxidase 7, chloroplastic-like gives MDQISAKEPLLSGDGGGYVKKRDVFVLLVKWILKIVMWVIFVSWVCLIFLYPTQFGNQLLENLIGATEGTPFGLSGSLFMLLSGPILAIAFLAIAFVIVCGEEQFHQKNSPRHPSVRLWTFPVIVDGPFGVVSAAEFIGILLFIVYIVWATYAYTIRNLSLISEWHVTSYIDTSIWMIELTGLRLGMIGLFCLAFLFLPITRGSVLLRLIDIPFEHATRYHVWLGHLTMLLFTLHGLLYIIGWAMRGNLLHEILEWKDVGIANLAGVISLLAGLIMWVTSLPGVRTWNFELFFYSHQLYVVFILFFAFHVGDFIFSMAAGGIFLYMLDRFLRFCQSRKTVEVISAKCLPCGTVELVLSKPQSLRYNALSFVFLQIRELSWLQWHPFSVSSSPLDGKHHLSILIKVLGKWTEKLRDITINRSEAGIAAAQGQPNLKITASVEGPYGHQVPYHLMYENLILVAGGIGISPFLAILSDILHRINEKRHCLPKNIMVIWAVKRSNELPLLSSIDMESICPYFSEKLDLEIHIYVTRETDPPLEDGICHKATSSSIVPSPKGCGMSVLVGTGDNIWSGLYIMLSSIGFVVISGLVDAYYINKYSIKSWWYKGLIFIACMVASTLVFGGCVVALWHLWEMKFRAVDEEKEDAIKADKVHNNEKVGYNKILCGEYHAIQYGARPNFKEIFGSISKRWGYVDVGVIACGPSTLGAAVAGEIRSQNFGRACDDPVFHYHSHSFEL, from the exons ATGGATCAAATTTCAGCCAAGGAGCCGCTTCTTTCCGGCGACGGCGGTGGTTATGTAAAGAAGAGAGATGTGTTTGTATTGTTAGTGAAATGGATTCTCAAGATTGTGATGTGGGTGATTTTTGTTTCTTGGGTTTGTTTAATCTTTCTTTATCCGACGCAATTTGGTAACCAGTTGCTTGAGAATTTGATTGGTGCCACTGAGGGAACTCCTTTTGGTCTCTCAG GAAGCTTATTCATGCTCTTGAGTGGGCCAATTCTTGCTATTGCATTTCTTGCCATTGCATTTGTTATTGTCTGTGGAGAAGAACAGTTCCACCA AAAGAATAGTCCGAGGCATCCAAGTGTCCGTCTGTGGACGTTTCCTGTTATTGTGGATGGACCATTTGGCGTTGTTTCGGCTGCTGAGTTCATCGGGATACTCCTATTTATTGTATACATCGTTTGGGCTACATACGCGTATACCATTCGGAATCTCAGTCTTATTTCTGAATGGCATGTAACTTCTTATATAGACACAAG CATTTGGATGATAGAATTGACGGGACTTCGACTTGGTATGATTGGATTATTTTGCCTGGCATTTTTGTTCCTTCCAATTACACGAGGGTCAGTTCTTCTCCGTCTCATTGATATCCCTTTTGAGCATGCTACAAGATACCATGTATGGTTAGGACACTTGACCATGCTGCTTTTTACTCTCCATGGACTACTTTATATAATTGGATGGGCAATGCGAGGCAACCTCCTTCATGAG ATATTGGAGTGGAAAGATGTCGGCATCGCGAATCTTGCAGGAGTTATCAGCCTTTTAGCTGGACTTATTATGTGGGTGACATCACTTCCTGGTGTGAGAACATGGAATTTTGAGCTGTTCTTTTACAGCCATCAACTATATGTGGTGTTTATCCTCTTCTTCGCATTCCACGTTGGCGATTTTATTTTCAGCATGGCTGCTGGTGGAATATTTCTTTACATGCTCGATCGGTTCTTGAGATTCTGCCAATCACGAAAAACTGTGGAGGTCATTTCAGCCAAGTGCCTTCCGTGCGGAACTGTGGAATTAGTCCTTTCAAAACCACAAA GTTTGCGCTACAACGCTCTAAGTTTCGTTTTTCTTCAAATTCGGGAATTGTCATGGCTGCAATGGCATCCTTTCAGTGTTTCATCTAGTCCATTGGATGGGAAACACCATCTATCTATTCTCATCAAGGTTCTCGGAAAATGGACAGAGAAGCTTAGAGACATTACCATAAACCGATCCGAGGCAGGAATAGCAGCAGCACAGGGTCAACCAAATCTTAAGATAACAGCTTCTGTTGAGGGGCCATATGGGCATCAAGTACCATATCACTTGAT GTATGAAAACCTCATCTTAGTAGCAGGCGGAATAGGGATTTCACCATTTCTTGCGATCTTGAGTGACATTCTGCACCGTATTAATGAAAAAAGACATTGTTTACCGAAAAATATTATGGTTATTTGGGCTGTGAAAAGGTCAAATGAGCTTCCTCTTCTGTCGAGCATCGATATGGAGTCAATTTGTCCATATTTCTCTGAAAAACTTGATCTGGAGATTCATATTTATGTCACTCGTGAAACAGATCCTCCATTG GAAGATGGAATATGTCACAAGGCTACAAGTTCTTCTATTGTCCCCTCACCCAAGGGATGTGGCATGTCGGTATTGGTCGGCACAGGTGATAACATATGGTCAGGACTTTATATTATGTTATCTTCTATCGGATTTGTTGTCATATCGGGATTGGTCGATGCATACTACATAAACAAGTATAGCATAAAGTCATGGTGGTACAAAGGACTTATATTTATAGCATGTATGGTTGCAAGTACTCTGGTCTTTGGGGGTTGTGTTGTTGCTTTGTGGCATTTGTGGGAAATGAAATTTCGGGCCGTGGATGAAGAAAAGGAAGACGCGATTAAGGCCGACAAAGTGCATAACAATGAAAAAGTAGGATATAACAAGATTTTGTGTGGAGAATATCATGCAATACAGTATGGTGCAAGGCCAAACTTCAAAG AGATATTTGGATCGATATCAAAGCGATGGGGTTATGTTGATGTAGGAGTGATAGCATGCGGTCCTTCCACTCTCGGGGCAGCTGTTGCGGGAGAAATTAGGTCTCAGAATTTCGGGAGAGCATGCGATGACCCAGTTTTTCATTACCATAGCCACAGCTTTGAACTCTAA
- the LOC126673937 gene encoding thaumatin-like protein, whose protein sequence is MNLLQDFAAFFLILILHSSLSGPALAHQVTFYLHNKCPFPVWPATASNTGHPVIARGGFYLPSGKIQRVDAPWDWTGRIWARTGCNFNSNWQPACETGDCDGRLECNGLIGTPPATLVQISLQADKRQPNFYDISLVDGYNIPISITNKQLSPKCTINGCLKSLLKSCPYELQVVNDNGDVVACKSGCLAFNSDSFCCRNEYGTPQKCKPNVYSKIFKDACPNYYSYAFDSPSPLVNCASNEYVITFCPSSWGAGDPIESI, encoded by the coding sequence GGCCAGCATTAGCACACCAAGTAACATTCTATTTACACAACAAATGCCCCTTTCCAGTATGGCCAGCAACTGCCTCCAACACAGGCCATCCTGTTATAGCCCGTGGAGGATTCTACCTTCCGTCGGGCAAAATACAGCGCGTAGATGCCCCATGGGATTGGACCGGTCGAATTTGGGCTCGAACGGGCTGCAACTTCAACTCTAACTGGCAACCCGCTTGCGAAACAGGCGATTGCGACGGACGACTAGAATGTAACGGACTAATAGGCACACCACCAGCTACATTAGTACAAATATCTCTCCAAGCCGACAAAAGACAGCCAAATTTCTACGATATTAGCTTAGTTGATGGATACAACATTCCTATTTCAATCACAAATAAGCAATTATCGCCAAAATGCACCATTAACGGGTGCTTAAAAAGCTTATTAAAATCGTGTCCGTATGAATTACAAGTTGTTAATGACAATGGGGATGTTGTTGCGTGCAAAAGCGGTTGCTTGGCTTTCAATTCGGACTCATTTTGTTGTAGGAATGAGTATGGAACTCCGCAAAAATGTAAACCAAATGTCTACTCAAAGATATTCAAGGACGCTTGCCCCAATTACTATAGCTACGCCTTTGATTCACCTTCTCCTTTGGTTAATTGTGCATCTAATGAGTATGTTATAACATTTTGCCCTTCATCATGGGGTGCTGGTGATCCTATTGAGAGTATATAA